One genomic segment of Carassius carassius chromosome 21, fCarCar2.1, whole genome shotgun sequence includes these proteins:
- the dpp9 gene encoding dipeptidyl peptidase 9 isoform X2 yields MYRGKRVKLEDETEGSWKSFAAVRMTAVDDISESTEVVEMDDVPSQFFVEKHSWDGLRDIIHGSRKYSGMIINKAPHDFQFVQKHDESGPHSHRLYYLGMPYGSRENSLLYSEIPKKIRKEALLVLSWKQMLDHFQATPHHGVYSREEELLRERKRLGVFGITSYDYHAQSGLFLFQASNSLFYCRDGGHNGFVAAPMKPVEIKTQCSGIRMDPKISPGDPSFIAFINNNDLWVTNIETGEERRLTFCHKGLNNVKEDPKSAGVATFVIQEEFDRFTGYWWSPAAPEDADGGRTLQLLYEEVDESEVEIIHVPSPALEERKADVYRYPRTGSKNPQISLKLAEIRTDQQGKMISAQNKELVLPFTTLFPGVEYIARAGWTKDGKFAWAVLLDRSQQKLQLVLLPPALFIAASVDDPQWEELVEAMPEGVQPFIIYEELTDIWINVHDIFYPFIQTTNDKISFLWVNESQTGFCHLYRITSHFQPGCHQWSREYSPAEDDFKCQIEEEVALTNGEWEVLARHGSKIWVNEETKLVYFQGTKDTPLEHHLYVVGYESPGEIVRLTKPGFSHSCSVSQNFDMFISHYSNVSTPPCVHVYKLTGSDSDPLHKEPEFWASMMEATGCPADYDPPEIFGFPASSGFHLYGMLYKPHNLKPGKKHPTILFVYGGPQVQLVNNSYKGVKYLRLNTLASLGYAVVVIDGRGSCQRGLKFEGALKNKMGQVEIEDQVEGLQYVAEKYKFIDMSRVAIHGWSYGGFLSLMGLIHRPNIFKVAVAGAPVTVWMAYDTGYTERYMDVPENNQQGYEAGSVALHVDKLPNEPNRLLILHGFLDENVHFFHTNFLVSQLIRAGKPYQLQIYPNERHSIRCPESGEHYEIMLLYFLQQHL; encoded by the exons ATGTATAGAGGAAAAAGGGTGAAACTTGAAGACGAAACTGAAGGTAGTTGGAAAAG TTTTGCAGCTGTCAGAATGACCGCAGTAGATGACATCTCAGAAAGCACGGAGGTTGTGGAAATGGATGACGTCCCTTCCCAGTTTTTTGTGGAGAAGCACTCATGGGATGGCTTGCGTGACATCATTCACGGCAGCCGGAAGTACTCGGGAATGATCATTAACAAGGCGCCCCATGACTTCCAGTTCGTTCAGAAGCATGATGAATCCGGCCCTCACTCGCACCGGCTCTACTACCTTG GAATGCCCTATGGGAGCAGAGAAAACTCATTATTGTACTCTGAAATCCCAAAGAAAATTCGGAAAGAAGCCCTTCTGGTGTTATCATGGAAACAGATGTTAGATCACTTTCAG GCGACTCCACATCATGGTGTATATTCTCGTGAGGAGGAGCTTCTCCGTGAGAGGAAGCGTCTGGGGGTCTTCGGCATCACATCCTACGACTATCACGCACAAAGTGGCCTTTTCCTCTTCCAAGCAAGCAACAGCCTTTTCTATTGCCGTGATGGTGGCCATAACGGCTTCGTT GCTGCCCCAATGAAGCCAGTGGAAATTAAGACTCAGTGCTCAGGGATTCGCATGGACCCCAAGATTTCTCCTGGTGATCCCAGCTTCATTGCCTTCATAAATAATAACGACCTTTGGGTGACGAATATCGAAACTGGAGAGGAGCGAAGACTTACCTTCTGTCATAAAG GATTGAATAACGTCAAGGAAGACCCGAAGTCTGCTGGTGTCGCAACCTTTGTGATCCAGGAGGAGTTTGATCGCTTCACAGGATACTGGTGGTCTCCAGCTGCTCCTGAAG ACGCAGATGGAGGCAGGACGCTCCAGCTTCTGTATGAAGAGGTTGACGAGTCAGAAGTAGAGATTATTCATGTGCCCTCGCCAGCTTTAGAGGAGCGGAAGGCAGATGTGTACAGATATCCACGCACTG GAAGTAAGAACCCTCAAATTAGCCTGAAATTAGCAGAGATTCGGACCGACCAACAGGGCAAG ATGATTAGTGCACAAAACAAAGAGCTTGTTCTCCCTTTCACCACGCTCTTTCCTGGGGTTGAGTACATTGCACGAGCTGGATGGACAAAAGATGGTAAATT TGCTTGGGCGGTGCTGCTAGACCGCAGTCAGCAGAAGCTGCAGTTAGTGCTGTTACCGCCTGCGCTCTTCATAGCGGCGAGCGTGGATGATCCGCAGTGGGAGGAGCTTGTGGAAGCCATGCCTGAGGGAGTCCAGCCCTTCATCATCTACGAGGAGCTCACTGACATCTGGATCAAT GTCCATGATATCTTCTATCCCTTCATTCAAACAACTAATGACAAGATCTCTTTCCTGTGGGTGAATGAATCACAAACGGGCTTCTGCCATTTGTACAGAATAACCAGTCACTTTCAGCCGGGCTGCCATCAGTGGTCCAGAGAATACAGTCCAGCGGAAG aTGATTTCAAATGCCAGATAGAGGAGGAGGTGGCTTTGACGAATGGAGAGTGGGAAGTCTTGGCCAGACACGGCTCAAag ATCTGGGTCAATGAAGAAACCAAACTGGTGTATTTCCAGGGCACAAAAGATACTCCACTTGAGCACCATCTGTATGTTGTGGGCTACGAATCTCCTGGAGAAATTGTCAGACTTACTAAGCCGGGTTTCTCTCACAGCTGCTCTGTtagccag AACTTTGACATGTTCATTAGCCACTACAGTAACGTGAGCACGCCTCCATGCGTTCACGTCTACAAACTGACGGGTTCGGACAGTGACCCCCTGCACAAAGAGCCGGAGTTCTGGGCGAGCATGATGGAGGCTACAG GTTGCCCGGCTGATTACGACCCTCCTGAGATATTCGGCTTCCCTGCCAGTTCCGGTTTCCATCTCTATGGAATGCTGTACAAACCTCACAACCTGAAACCAGGCAAAAAACATCCCACAATCCTGTTTGTGTACGGCGGCCCACAG gTGCAGTTAGTGAATAACTCTTACAAGGGTGTGAAGTATCTGCGTCTGAACACGTTGGCGTCTCTGGGTTATGCTGTGGTGGTCATTGACGGAAGAGGGTCATGCCAAAGAGGCCTCAAGTTTGAAGGGGCCCTTAAAAACAAAATG GGGCAGGTGGAGATTGAAGATCAGGTGGAGGGACTTCAGTATGTAGCAGAGAAGTACAAGTTCATAGACATGAGTCGAGTCGCCATCCATGGTTGGTCTTATGGTGGATTCCTGTCTCTCATGGGCCTCATTCACAGGCCAAACATCTTCAAG GTGGCCGTAGCAGGAGCTCCTGTGACGGTGTGGATGGCATACGATACCGGCTACACTGAACGCTACATGGACGTGCCTGAAAATAACCAGCAGGGGTATGAGGCGGGCTCCGTCGCCCTGCACGTCGACAAGCTTCCCAACGA GCCAAACCGATTACTTATTTTACATGGGTTCCTTGATGAAAACGTGCACTTTTTCCACACCAACTTCCTGGTGTCTCAACTCATCCGTGCAGGAAAGCCATATCAGCTACAG ATCTACCCCAATGAGAGGCACAGCATCCGCTGTCCTGAGTCCGGAGAGCACTACGAGATCATGCTACTGTACTTCCTCCAGCAGCACCTCTGA
- the dpp9 gene encoding dipeptidyl peptidase 9 isoform X1, protein MYRGKRVKLEDETEGSWKSFAAVRMTAVDDISESTEVVEMDDVPSQFFVEKHSWDGLRDIIHGSRKYSGMIINKAPHDFQFVQKHDESGPHSHRLYYLGMPYGSRENSLLYSEIPKKIRKEALLVLSWKQMLDHFQATPHHGVYSREEELLRERKRLGVFGITSYDYHAQSGLFLFQASNSLFYCRDGGHNGFVQAAPMKPVEIKTQCSGIRMDPKISPGDPSFIAFINNNDLWVTNIETGEERRLTFCHKGLNNVKEDPKSAGVATFVIQEEFDRFTGYWWSPAAPEDADGGRTLQLLYEEVDESEVEIIHVPSPALEERKADVYRYPRTGSKNPQISLKLAEIRTDQQGKMISAQNKELVLPFTTLFPGVEYIARAGWTKDGKFAWAVLLDRSQQKLQLVLLPPALFIAASVDDPQWEELVEAMPEGVQPFIIYEELTDIWINVHDIFYPFIQTTNDKISFLWVNESQTGFCHLYRITSHFQPGCHQWSREYSPAEDDFKCQIEEEVALTNGEWEVLARHGSKIWVNEETKLVYFQGTKDTPLEHHLYVVGYESPGEIVRLTKPGFSHSCSVSQNFDMFISHYSNVSTPPCVHVYKLTGSDSDPLHKEPEFWASMMEATGCPADYDPPEIFGFPASSGFHLYGMLYKPHNLKPGKKHPTILFVYGGPQVQLVNNSYKGVKYLRLNTLASLGYAVVVIDGRGSCQRGLKFEGALKNKMGQVEIEDQVEGLQYVAEKYKFIDMSRVAIHGWSYGGFLSLMGLIHRPNIFKVAVAGAPVTVWMAYDTGYTERYMDVPENNQQGYEAGSVALHVDKLPNEPNRLLILHGFLDENVHFFHTNFLVSQLIRAGKPYQLQIYPNERHSIRCPESGEHYEIMLLYFLQQHL, encoded by the exons ATGTATAGAGGAAAAAGGGTGAAACTTGAAGACGAAACTGAAGGTAGTTGGAAAAG TTTTGCAGCTGTCAGAATGACCGCAGTAGATGACATCTCAGAAAGCACGGAGGTTGTGGAAATGGATGACGTCCCTTCCCAGTTTTTTGTGGAGAAGCACTCATGGGATGGCTTGCGTGACATCATTCACGGCAGCCGGAAGTACTCGGGAATGATCATTAACAAGGCGCCCCATGACTTCCAGTTCGTTCAGAAGCATGATGAATCCGGCCCTCACTCGCACCGGCTCTACTACCTTG GAATGCCCTATGGGAGCAGAGAAAACTCATTATTGTACTCTGAAATCCCAAAGAAAATTCGGAAAGAAGCCCTTCTGGTGTTATCATGGAAACAGATGTTAGATCACTTTCAG GCGACTCCACATCATGGTGTATATTCTCGTGAGGAGGAGCTTCTCCGTGAGAGGAAGCGTCTGGGGGTCTTCGGCATCACATCCTACGACTATCACGCACAAAGTGGCCTTTTCCTCTTCCAAGCAAGCAACAGCCTTTTCTATTGCCGTGATGGTGGCCATAACGGCTTCGTT CAGGCTGCCCCAATGAAGCCAGTGGAAATTAAGACTCAGTGCTCAGGGATTCGCATGGACCCCAAGATTTCTCCTGGTGATCCCAGCTTCATTGCCTTCATAAATAATAACGACCTTTGGGTGACGAATATCGAAACTGGAGAGGAGCGAAGACTTACCTTCTGTCATAAAG GATTGAATAACGTCAAGGAAGACCCGAAGTCTGCTGGTGTCGCAACCTTTGTGATCCAGGAGGAGTTTGATCGCTTCACAGGATACTGGTGGTCTCCAGCTGCTCCTGAAG ACGCAGATGGAGGCAGGACGCTCCAGCTTCTGTATGAAGAGGTTGACGAGTCAGAAGTAGAGATTATTCATGTGCCCTCGCCAGCTTTAGAGGAGCGGAAGGCAGATGTGTACAGATATCCACGCACTG GAAGTAAGAACCCTCAAATTAGCCTGAAATTAGCAGAGATTCGGACCGACCAACAGGGCAAG ATGATTAGTGCACAAAACAAAGAGCTTGTTCTCCCTTTCACCACGCTCTTTCCTGGGGTTGAGTACATTGCACGAGCTGGATGGACAAAAGATGGTAAATT TGCTTGGGCGGTGCTGCTAGACCGCAGTCAGCAGAAGCTGCAGTTAGTGCTGTTACCGCCTGCGCTCTTCATAGCGGCGAGCGTGGATGATCCGCAGTGGGAGGAGCTTGTGGAAGCCATGCCTGAGGGAGTCCAGCCCTTCATCATCTACGAGGAGCTCACTGACATCTGGATCAAT GTCCATGATATCTTCTATCCCTTCATTCAAACAACTAATGACAAGATCTCTTTCCTGTGGGTGAATGAATCACAAACGGGCTTCTGCCATTTGTACAGAATAACCAGTCACTTTCAGCCGGGCTGCCATCAGTGGTCCAGAGAATACAGTCCAGCGGAAG aTGATTTCAAATGCCAGATAGAGGAGGAGGTGGCTTTGACGAATGGAGAGTGGGAAGTCTTGGCCAGACACGGCTCAAag ATCTGGGTCAATGAAGAAACCAAACTGGTGTATTTCCAGGGCACAAAAGATACTCCACTTGAGCACCATCTGTATGTTGTGGGCTACGAATCTCCTGGAGAAATTGTCAGACTTACTAAGCCGGGTTTCTCTCACAGCTGCTCTGTtagccag AACTTTGACATGTTCATTAGCCACTACAGTAACGTGAGCACGCCTCCATGCGTTCACGTCTACAAACTGACGGGTTCGGACAGTGACCCCCTGCACAAAGAGCCGGAGTTCTGGGCGAGCATGATGGAGGCTACAG GTTGCCCGGCTGATTACGACCCTCCTGAGATATTCGGCTTCCCTGCCAGTTCCGGTTTCCATCTCTATGGAATGCTGTACAAACCTCACAACCTGAAACCAGGCAAAAAACATCCCACAATCCTGTTTGTGTACGGCGGCCCACAG gTGCAGTTAGTGAATAACTCTTACAAGGGTGTGAAGTATCTGCGTCTGAACACGTTGGCGTCTCTGGGTTATGCTGTGGTGGTCATTGACGGAAGAGGGTCATGCCAAAGAGGCCTCAAGTTTGAAGGGGCCCTTAAAAACAAAATG GGGCAGGTGGAGATTGAAGATCAGGTGGAGGGACTTCAGTATGTAGCAGAGAAGTACAAGTTCATAGACATGAGTCGAGTCGCCATCCATGGTTGGTCTTATGGTGGATTCCTGTCTCTCATGGGCCTCATTCACAGGCCAAACATCTTCAAG GTGGCCGTAGCAGGAGCTCCTGTGACGGTGTGGATGGCATACGATACCGGCTACACTGAACGCTACATGGACGTGCCTGAAAATAACCAGCAGGGGTATGAGGCGGGCTCCGTCGCCCTGCACGTCGACAAGCTTCCCAACGA GCCAAACCGATTACTTATTTTACATGGGTTCCTTGATGAAAACGTGCACTTTTTCCACACCAACTTCCTGGTGTCTCAACTCATCCGTGCAGGAAAGCCATATCAGCTACAG ATCTACCCCAATGAGAGGCACAGCATCCGCTGTCCTGAGTCCGGAGAGCACTACGAGATCATGCTACTGTACTTCCTCCAGCAGCACCTCTGA
- the dpp9 gene encoding dipeptidyl peptidase 9 isoform X3: MTAVDDISESTEVVEMDDVPSQFFVEKHSWDGLRDIIHGSRKYSGMIINKAPHDFQFVQKHDESGPHSHRLYYLGMPYGSRENSLLYSEIPKKIRKEALLVLSWKQMLDHFQATPHHGVYSREEELLRERKRLGVFGITSYDYHAQSGLFLFQASNSLFYCRDGGHNGFVQAAPMKPVEIKTQCSGIRMDPKISPGDPSFIAFINNNDLWVTNIETGEERRLTFCHKGLNNVKEDPKSAGVATFVIQEEFDRFTGYWWSPAAPEDADGGRTLQLLYEEVDESEVEIIHVPSPALEERKADVYRYPRTGSKNPQISLKLAEIRTDQQGKMISAQNKELVLPFTTLFPGVEYIARAGWTKDGKFAWAVLLDRSQQKLQLVLLPPALFIAASVDDPQWEELVEAMPEGVQPFIIYEELTDIWINVHDIFYPFIQTTNDKISFLWVNESQTGFCHLYRITSHFQPGCHQWSREYSPAEDDFKCQIEEEVALTNGEWEVLARHGSKIWVNEETKLVYFQGTKDTPLEHHLYVVGYESPGEIVRLTKPGFSHSCSVSQNFDMFISHYSNVSTPPCVHVYKLTGSDSDPLHKEPEFWASMMEATGCPADYDPPEIFGFPASSGFHLYGMLYKPHNLKPGKKHPTILFVYGGPQVQLVNNSYKGVKYLRLNTLASLGYAVVVIDGRGSCQRGLKFEGALKNKMGQVEIEDQVEGLQYVAEKYKFIDMSRVAIHGWSYGGFLSLMGLIHRPNIFKVAVAGAPVTVWMAYDTGYTERYMDVPENNQQGYEAGSVALHVDKLPNEPNRLLILHGFLDENVHFFHTNFLVSQLIRAGKPYQLQIYPNERHSIRCPESGEHYEIMLLYFLQQHL; this comes from the exons ATGACCGCAGTAGATGACATCTCAGAAAGCACGGAGGTTGTGGAAATGGATGACGTCCCTTCCCAGTTTTTTGTGGAGAAGCACTCATGGGATGGCTTGCGTGACATCATTCACGGCAGCCGGAAGTACTCGGGAATGATCATTAACAAGGCGCCCCATGACTTCCAGTTCGTTCAGAAGCATGATGAATCCGGCCCTCACTCGCACCGGCTCTACTACCTTG GAATGCCCTATGGGAGCAGAGAAAACTCATTATTGTACTCTGAAATCCCAAAGAAAATTCGGAAAGAAGCCCTTCTGGTGTTATCATGGAAACAGATGTTAGATCACTTTCAG GCGACTCCACATCATGGTGTATATTCTCGTGAGGAGGAGCTTCTCCGTGAGAGGAAGCGTCTGGGGGTCTTCGGCATCACATCCTACGACTATCACGCACAAAGTGGCCTTTTCCTCTTCCAAGCAAGCAACAGCCTTTTCTATTGCCGTGATGGTGGCCATAACGGCTTCGTT CAGGCTGCCCCAATGAAGCCAGTGGAAATTAAGACTCAGTGCTCAGGGATTCGCATGGACCCCAAGATTTCTCCTGGTGATCCCAGCTTCATTGCCTTCATAAATAATAACGACCTTTGGGTGACGAATATCGAAACTGGAGAGGAGCGAAGACTTACCTTCTGTCATAAAG GATTGAATAACGTCAAGGAAGACCCGAAGTCTGCTGGTGTCGCAACCTTTGTGATCCAGGAGGAGTTTGATCGCTTCACAGGATACTGGTGGTCTCCAGCTGCTCCTGAAG ACGCAGATGGAGGCAGGACGCTCCAGCTTCTGTATGAAGAGGTTGACGAGTCAGAAGTAGAGATTATTCATGTGCCCTCGCCAGCTTTAGAGGAGCGGAAGGCAGATGTGTACAGATATCCACGCACTG GAAGTAAGAACCCTCAAATTAGCCTGAAATTAGCAGAGATTCGGACCGACCAACAGGGCAAG ATGATTAGTGCACAAAACAAAGAGCTTGTTCTCCCTTTCACCACGCTCTTTCCTGGGGTTGAGTACATTGCACGAGCTGGATGGACAAAAGATGGTAAATT TGCTTGGGCGGTGCTGCTAGACCGCAGTCAGCAGAAGCTGCAGTTAGTGCTGTTACCGCCTGCGCTCTTCATAGCGGCGAGCGTGGATGATCCGCAGTGGGAGGAGCTTGTGGAAGCCATGCCTGAGGGAGTCCAGCCCTTCATCATCTACGAGGAGCTCACTGACATCTGGATCAAT GTCCATGATATCTTCTATCCCTTCATTCAAACAACTAATGACAAGATCTCTTTCCTGTGGGTGAATGAATCACAAACGGGCTTCTGCCATTTGTACAGAATAACCAGTCACTTTCAGCCGGGCTGCCATCAGTGGTCCAGAGAATACAGTCCAGCGGAAG aTGATTTCAAATGCCAGATAGAGGAGGAGGTGGCTTTGACGAATGGAGAGTGGGAAGTCTTGGCCAGACACGGCTCAAag ATCTGGGTCAATGAAGAAACCAAACTGGTGTATTTCCAGGGCACAAAAGATACTCCACTTGAGCACCATCTGTATGTTGTGGGCTACGAATCTCCTGGAGAAATTGTCAGACTTACTAAGCCGGGTTTCTCTCACAGCTGCTCTGTtagccag AACTTTGACATGTTCATTAGCCACTACAGTAACGTGAGCACGCCTCCATGCGTTCACGTCTACAAACTGACGGGTTCGGACAGTGACCCCCTGCACAAAGAGCCGGAGTTCTGGGCGAGCATGATGGAGGCTACAG GTTGCCCGGCTGATTACGACCCTCCTGAGATATTCGGCTTCCCTGCCAGTTCCGGTTTCCATCTCTATGGAATGCTGTACAAACCTCACAACCTGAAACCAGGCAAAAAACATCCCACAATCCTGTTTGTGTACGGCGGCCCACAG gTGCAGTTAGTGAATAACTCTTACAAGGGTGTGAAGTATCTGCGTCTGAACACGTTGGCGTCTCTGGGTTATGCTGTGGTGGTCATTGACGGAAGAGGGTCATGCCAAAGAGGCCTCAAGTTTGAAGGGGCCCTTAAAAACAAAATG GGGCAGGTGGAGATTGAAGATCAGGTGGAGGGACTTCAGTATGTAGCAGAGAAGTACAAGTTCATAGACATGAGTCGAGTCGCCATCCATGGTTGGTCTTATGGTGGATTCCTGTCTCTCATGGGCCTCATTCACAGGCCAAACATCTTCAAG GTGGCCGTAGCAGGAGCTCCTGTGACGGTGTGGATGGCATACGATACCGGCTACACTGAACGCTACATGGACGTGCCTGAAAATAACCAGCAGGGGTATGAGGCGGGCTCCGTCGCCCTGCACGTCGACAAGCTTCCCAACGA GCCAAACCGATTACTTATTTTACATGGGTTCCTTGATGAAAACGTGCACTTTTTCCACACCAACTTCCTGGTGTCTCAACTCATCCGTGCAGGAAAGCCATATCAGCTACAG ATCTACCCCAATGAGAGGCACAGCATCCGCTGTCCTGAGTCCGGAGAGCACTACGAGATCATGCTACTGTACTTCCTCCAGCAGCACCTCTGA